The Chryseobacterium nakagawai genome has a segment encoding these proteins:
- a CDS encoding sigma-54-dependent transcriptional regulator, with protein sequence MQKILIVEDEKAISGVLHSILSDELTDYEFVIAEDGLEGYKQIEKEDFALVISDIKMPKLSGTELLKQSLLLKPETTFIMISGHADIDSAVSCLKEGAYDFISKPIDINRLITSVKNALAKESLKKENKNLQTENKTLKRKVNKKYQMIGNSPALQKIQDMIEKVAVSDARVLITGPNGAGKELVAHAIHNQSERARGPMVEVNCAAIPSELIESELFGHVKGSFTGAIKDKQGKFEQANGGTIFLDEIGDMSLIAQAKVLRALQESKVSPVGSDKEIKVDVRVIAATNKNMQKEIEEGKFREDLYHRLSVIEIYVPPLDDRKDDIKLLVEHFSGMIADEHGTAMKKFDDKAIDALKALSWTGNIRELRNVVERLIILGGNTVSESDVASFVRK encoded by the coding sequence ATGCAAAAAATCCTTATAGTAGAAGACGAAAAAGCAATCTCAGGAGTACTTCACAGTATTCTTTCTGACGAACTTACAGATTATGAATTTGTTATCGCCGAAGATGGCCTTGAAGGTTACAAACAGATAGAAAAAGAAGATTTCGCGTTGGTGATCTCTGATATCAAAATGCCTAAACTTTCAGGAACTGAGCTTTTGAAGCAGAGTCTCTTATTAAAACCTGAAACAACATTTATCATGATTTCAGGCCATGCAGACATTGATTCTGCCGTTTCCTGCCTGAAAGAGGGTGCATACGATTTTATTTCTAAGCCTATTGATATCAACAGGCTTATTACAAGCGTAAAAAATGCTTTAGCAAAAGAATCTCTGAAGAAAGAAAACAAAAACCTTCAGACTGAAAATAAAACGTTAAAGAGAAAAGTAAATAAAAAATACCAGATGATCGGGAACTCTCCTGCCCTGCAGAAGATTCAGGATATGATCGAAAAGGTAGCAGTTTCTGACGCCAGAGTTTTGATTACAGGACCCAACGGTGCCGGAAAGGAATTGGTAGCTCACGCCATTCACAATCAAAGTGAGCGTGCAAGAGGACCAATGGTAGAGGTAAACTGTGCTGCTATCCCGTCTGAGCTTATTGAATCTGAACTTTTCGGGCATGTGAAAGGTTCTTTCACGGGTGCTATTAAAGACAAGCAGGGGAAATTTGAACAGGCTAACGGAGGAACGATCTTCCTTGATGAAATTGGAGATATGAGTCTTATTGCTCAGGCTAAGGTATTGAGAGCTCTTCAGGAAAGTAAAGTATCTCCTGTCGGAAGCGACAAAGAGATAAAAGTTGATGTGAGAGTCATTGCAGCAACAAACAAAAATATGCAGAAAGAGATTGAGGAAGGGAAATTCAGAGAAGATCTTTACCACAGACTTTCTGTGATTGAAATTTATGTTCCCCCATTGGATGACAGAAAAGACGACATCAAATTATTGGTTGAACATTTCTCCGGTATGATTGCTGATGAGCATGGTACTGCTATGAAAAAGTTTGATGATAAAGCTATTGATGCTTTAAAAGCTCTTTCATGGACTGGAAATATCAGAGAGCTAAGGAATGTTGTGGAAAGATTGATTATTCTTGGTGGAAACACTGTTTCTGAAAGTGACGTTGCAAGTTTTGTAAGGAAATAA
- a CDS encoding heavy metal translocating P-type ATPase — protein MEQQYKILGMTCSGCQKKIFNQLNSIEGVTADVNLENNTATIASEHAVALSVLNESLAEIGKYRLEDPDNPEKAFVKPQDRVSPSSVYYCPMECEGDKVYFKQGERCPVCNMYLVPIEEKLAKDPNHKPTYSATNLPENFKDSVGKYYCPMFCEGDQVYGEKGDCPVCHMHLEEISEEMAKNAVSHQAHSHSHAHNHNHNHNHNHEAPKVTDEMAGRYYCPMYCEGDKTYDSNVGCPVCGMDLVKYPEKKTAKYTCPMHPEIISDEPGSCPICGMDLVRMPDSGDDEEDETYNILKRKFLISLAFTIPVFILSMGGMFIDFPFSHQIQGFIELALTLPVMFYSGWFLLKRGWVSFKTWNLNMFSLIALGVAAAFIFSITALAFPDIIPHEIRGHNHEIPLYFEAVCVILTLVILGQLMEAAAHKKTGNAIKELMNLSPDEANLMVNGEEKRVLLSQVKIGDHLKVKPGEKIPVDGKIIEGNSIVDESMITGEPIPVEKNVDDKVSSGTINGNQVFIMKAEKVGDETLLSQIIKMVNEASRSRAPIQKLTDKVSKVFVPVVILIAVLTFVLWQFFGPEGKRSLFAFVNAVAVLIVACPCALGLATPMSLMVGIGKGAKNGILIKNAEALEQMNKVNVLITDKTGTLTEGKPSVEHIETANNEDKNQILKLAFSLNQNSEHPLSNAVIKRAKDENISAEKVEQFENVSGKGVKGNINGKTAYLGNESLLTSHQIQIPDTLKQKAIIVQSKAHTISYVAQDHNVLGFISFTDKIKASSKKAVHQLMSEGIDIIMMTGDNEHTAKAVAEELGIKHFKANCLPEDKLNEVKKLQQQGKVVAMTGDGINDSPALAQSDIGIAMGTGTDVAIESAEITLLQGDILGVAKAKLLSEKLVKNIKENLFFAFIYNVLGIPVAAGLLYPFFGILLSPMIAAAAMSVSSLSVILNSLRLNSVDLDIK, from the coding sequence ATGGAACAACAGTATAAAATACTCGGAATGACCTGTTCCGGTTGCCAGAAAAAAATATTCAATCAATTGAACAGTATTGAAGGAGTTACAGCCGATGTAAACTTGGAAAACAATACTGCTACTATTGCCTCTGAGCACGCGGTTGCTCTTTCCGTTTTAAATGAGTCCTTAGCGGAAATAGGAAAATACAGACTTGAAGATCCTGATAATCCTGAAAAAGCTTTTGTAAAACCTCAGGATCGTGTATCACCATCGTCAGTATATTATTGTCCAATGGAATGCGAAGGAGATAAAGTATATTTCAAACAGGGAGAAAGATGTCCGGTTTGTAATATGTATCTAGTTCCCATCGAAGAAAAGCTGGCAAAAGATCCTAATCACAAACCGACTTATTCAGCGACAAATCTTCCGGAAAACTTTAAAGACAGTGTTGGAAAATACTATTGTCCAATGTTCTGTGAAGGAGATCAAGTATATGGTGAAAAAGGAGACTGTCCTGTATGCCACATGCACCTGGAGGAGATCTCTGAAGAGATGGCTAAAAATGCAGTTTCACACCAAGCTCATTCGCATTCACACGCTCATAATCATAATCATAATCATAATCATAATCACGAAGCCCCTAAGGTTACTGATGAAATGGCAGGAAGATATTACTGCCCTATGTATTGTGAAGGAGATAAAACTTATGATTCCAATGTAGGATGTCCGGTTTGCGGAATGGACCTTGTCAAATACCCGGAAAAGAAAACAGCGAAATATACCTGCCCTATGCACCCTGAAATCATCAGTGATGAACCGGGAAGCTGTCCGATCTGTGGGATGGATCTGGTCAGAATGCCTGATAGTGGTGACGATGAAGAAGATGAAACCTACAACATTCTGAAAAGAAAATTTCTGATTTCATTAGCCTTTACCATTCCTGTTTTCATCCTCTCTATGGGTGGGATGTTTATAGATTTCCCTTTTTCCCACCAAATCCAAGGGTTTATTGAGCTGGCATTAACGCTTCCTGTTATGTTTTATTCCGGCTGGTTTCTGTTAAAAAGAGGCTGGGTTTCATTCAAAACATGGAATCTTAACATGTTTAGTTTGATTGCACTGGGGGTCGCTGCGGCGTTTATTTTCAGTATTACAGCATTAGCTTTCCCGGATATTATTCCTCATGAAATCCGTGGACATAATCATGAAATCCCGTTGTATTTTGAAGCAGTCTGTGTTATTCTTACCCTGGTTATCCTGGGACAGTTGATGGAAGCTGCTGCCCATAAAAAAACAGGAAATGCAATTAAGGAATTGATGAACCTGTCACCGGATGAAGCTAATCTTATGGTGAATGGTGAAGAAAAACGAGTATTGCTGTCTCAGGTGAAAATCGGGGATCATTTAAAGGTAAAACCGGGTGAAAAAATTCCGGTTGATGGAAAGATCATAGAAGGAAACTCTATCGTGGATGAAAGTATGATTACAGGAGAACCCATTCCTGTTGAAAAAAACGTTGATGATAAAGTTTCTTCAGGAACCATCAATGGAAATCAGGTATTCATTATGAAAGCTGAAAAAGTTGGCGATGAAACCTTACTTTCACAGATCATTAAAATGGTGAATGAGGCAAGCCGAAGCAGAGCACCTATCCAAAAACTGACAGATAAGGTATCAAAAGTATTTGTACCTGTTGTCATTCTTATTGCAGTTCTTACCTTTGTATTATGGCAGTTCTTTGGTCCTGAAGGAAAAAGAAGCCTATTTGCTTTTGTGAATGCTGTAGCTGTTTTAATTGTAGCTTGTCCATGCGCCTTAGGACTGGCAACTCCGATGTCCTTAATGGTGGGAATCGGAAAAGGAGCTAAGAATGGTATTCTCATCAAAAATGCCGAAGCTCTGGAACAAATGAATAAGGTAAACGTTCTGATTACCGATAAAACAGGCACTTTAACGGAAGGAAAACCTTCTGTAGAGCATATTGAAACGGCAAACAATGAAGATAAAAACCAGATTTTAAAACTTGCCTTTTCACTGAATCAAAACTCAGAACATCCACTTTCCAATGCCGTTATTAAAAGGGCAAAGGATGAAAATATATCTGCAGAAAAAGTAGAACAGTTTGAAAACGTTTCAGGAAAAGGGGTAAAAGGAAATATCAATGGAAAAACAGCTTATCTTGGAAATGAAAGTCTGCTAACATCTCATCAGATACAGATTCCTGATACCTTAAAGCAGAAAGCAATAATAGTTCAGTCAAAAGCTCATACTATTTCTTATGTTGCTCAGGACCATAACGTCTTAGGATTTATAAGCTTTACGGATAAAATTAAAGCAAGTTCTAAAAAAGCAGTCCATCAATTAATGAGTGAAGGAATTGATATCATAATGATGACCGGAGACAATGAACACACCGCAAAAGCTGTTGCAGAAGAATTAGGCATCAAACATTTTAAAGCAAATTGCCTTCCTGAGGATAAACTAAATGAAGTAAAAAAATTACAGCAACAGGGCAAAGTCGTTGCCATGACCGGAGATGGAATTAATGACTCCCCCGCTCTTGCCCAATCCGATATAGGTATTGCTATGGGAACTGGTACTGATGTAGCTATTGAAAGCGCAGAAATCACATTATTACAAGGAGATATTTTAGGTGTAGCAAAAGCGAAGCTGTTAAGTGAAAAGCTGGTTAAAAACATCAAAGAAAATCTATTCTTTGCCTTTATCTATAATGTTTTGGGAATTCCGGTTGCGGCAGGATTATTGTATCCATTCTTTGGAATTTTGTTATCACCAATGATTGCCGCTGCAGCGATGAGTGTAAGTTCATTATCCGTGATTCTGAATTCATTAAGATTAAACTCAGTGGATCTGGATATAAAATAA
- a CDS encoding helix-turn-helix domain-containing protein — MKIFIKNMVCNRCIAAVETIFNNADIKTNSVILGEVETESEVSTTIMQSIEEKLLATGFERIMDSSHQLIEKIKNLVIVKVSELDIDEDFLVSEFLSSKLHKDYSSLSKTFSQNENITLEQFFILQKIEKVKELLLYNEFNLTEIAGKLGYKSVQHLSTQFRNVTGFTPTEFKKLKDHHRKSLDSL; from the coding sequence ATGAAAATTTTCATCAAGAATATGGTCTGCAACAGATGTATTGCCGCAGTAGAAACCATCTTTAACAATGCAGATATAAAGACCAATTCCGTTATTCTGGGAGAAGTGGAAACTGAATCAGAAGTTTCCACAACCATCATGCAATCTATTGAAGAAAAATTGCTTGCAACCGGTTTTGAGAGAATCATGGATTCTTCACATCAGCTTATTGAAAAAATTAAAAACCTCGTTATTGTAAAAGTTAGTGAACTTGACATTGATGAGGATTTTCTTGTTTCTGAATTTTTAAGCTCAAAACTTCATAAAGATTATAGCTCCCTTTCAAAAACATTTTCACAGAATGAAAACATAACTCTTGAACAGTTTTTCATTCTTCAAAAAATAGAAAAAGTAAAGGAGCTCCTTTTATATAATGAATTCAACCTAACTGAAATTGCAGGAAAACTGGGCTACAAAAGTGTTCAACATCTTTCTACCCAATTCCGTAATGTTACCGGATTCACCCCTACAGAATTTAAGAAATTAAAAGATCACCATAGGAAGTCTCTTGACAGCCTTTAA
- a CDS encoding DUF72 domain-containing protein, with protein MKKGNLYIGCSGFYNNDWKGSLYPENVSSKDFLSLYAESFNAVEINSTFYRIPTAKTLLKWYDETPESFRFFIKIPKAITHQKRLADTKEEIIAFCQHIYKHLHQKLSGFLYQLPPSFKNTPENIDLIMNNIDSSFLNVIEFRHESWWKNDIFDLLKSKNIVFSGVSFPGNLPEDIVINHPDTIYYRLHGKPTLYKSEYSESFLNNLAENLSNTQQVSFIFFNNTWGTAAIKNAMYLKSIFK; from the coding sequence ATGAAAAAAGGAAATCTTTACATCGGATGTTCGGGATTTTATAATAATGACTGGAAAGGGTCATTATATCCTGAGAATGTTTCAAGTAAAGATTTTCTTTCTTTATATGCGGAATCTTTCAATGCTGTTGAGATCAATTCCACATTTTATAGAATTCCTACTGCCAAAACACTTTTAAAATGGTATGATGAAACCCCCGAATCATTCAGATTTTTCATCAAAATTCCTAAAGCTATTACCCATCAAAAACGTTTGGCAGATACAAAAGAAGAAATTATAGCATTCTGCCAACATATCTATAAGCATCTTCATCAAAAACTTTCCGGATTCTTATACCAACTTCCACCCTCCTTTAAAAATACTCCTGAAAATATTGATTTGATCATGAACAATATTGACAGCAGCTTTTTAAATGTCATTGAGTTCCGTCATGAATCCTGGTGGAAAAATGACATTTTTGATCTTTTAAAAAGCAAAAACATCGTTTTCTCAGGGGTAAGTTTCCCAGGAAACCTCCCTGAAGATATCGTTATCAATCATCCTGATACAATATACTACAGACTTCACGGAAAACCGACACTATACAAATCCGAATACAGCGAAAGCTTCCTTAATAACCTTGCAGAAAATCTTTCCAATACCCAACAGGTTTCCTTTATATTCTTTAATAATACCTGGGGAACTGCGGCTATTAAAAATGCAATGTACCTGAAAAGTATTTTCAAATAA
- a CDS encoding BlaI/MecI/CopY family transcriptional regulator produces the protein MKINHLTAAEENFMKLFWKMESFYLKDVMEQHPEPKPHQNTVSTYLKILVEKGYLSTEKEGRIFKYTVIVPFEEYRKFLLKELTHNFFNDSGKEILEFLFSEKLLTQGDLKGYFDLKIEIKPAKIEEPKFEVADEILNPKKEKKVKISKEKEKDKKKKKKKS, from the coding sequence ATGAAAATCAATCATCTTACTGCCGCGGAAGAAAACTTTATGAAGCTGTTTTGGAAAATGGAATCTTTCTATCTGAAGGACGTTATGGAGCAGCATCCGGAACCTAAACCACACCAAAACACGGTTTCCACATATTTGAAAATATTGGTTGAAAAGGGATATCTATCTACGGAAAAAGAAGGACGGATCTTCAAATACACGGTAATTGTTCCGTTTGAAGAATACAGAAAATTTCTGTTAAAAGAACTCACGCACAACTTTTTCAATGATTCCGGAAAAGAAATCCTTGAATTTTTATTCAGTGAAAAATTACTTACACAGGGTGATCTTAAAGGGTATTTTGATCTTAAAATTGAAATCAAGCCTGCGAAAATTGAAGAACCAAAGTTTGAAGTCGCTGATGAGATATTAAATCCGAAGAAAGAGAAAAAAGTGAAAATCAGCAAAGAGAAAGAAAAAGACAAAAAGAAGAAGAAAAAGAAATCATAA
- a CDS encoding MATE family efflux transporter gives MKFLNKNYTKECLTLALPVMLTQVGQVSVNLFDNIIVGKLLGADALASVSLGNAVFFSIFVLALGFSFAIPPLVSEAHSKHDHDTINSVFSHGFIINMTVGILLTIILLLGMPLLYHSGQPAKIIPDTVDFLSIMVISMIPFMAFQTLREVSEGLSYTIGVTKATIIANIINIVLNYVFIKGLWGFPPMGVKGSALATLISRIFMVVFLYFVLLKEKRTRRYIKDFSLKIQSFSKAMFNKMVRLGLPTALQMFFEVTAFAGAAFICGLISAHDIASHQIALSMASFTFNLCVGFSVASTVMIGRKLGEQNFVELRKVGINNLKIAFIFMCICGLVFILGRNILPTFFTKKEEVEVITLASKLMIIAALFQLSDGIQVTALGMLRGLQDVKIPSIYTFIAYWVITIPLGYLFCVTLEMGAFGMWIALGLGLTVSAVFLVKRFLNMSAKRIKQNT, from the coding sequence ATGAAATTTTTAAACAAAAACTACACAAAAGAATGCCTGACTTTGGCTCTACCTGTAATGCTTACCCAGGTAGGGCAAGTTTCAGTGAATTTATTCGACAATATTATTGTTGGAAAGCTTTTAGGCGCTGATGCATTGGCGTCTGTTTCATTAGGTAATGCTGTGTTCTTCTCTATATTTGTATTGGCCCTTGGATTTTCATTTGCCATACCACCATTGGTTTCAGAAGCACATTCAAAACATGATCATGATACAATTAATTCTGTATTCAGTCACGGTTTTATCATTAATATGACGGTGGGAATATTGCTTACAATTATTCTTTTACTAGGAATGCCTCTACTCTATCACTCGGGACAGCCTGCAAAGATTATTCCTGATACGGTAGACTTCTTAAGCATTATGGTCATCAGTATGATTCCATTCATGGCTTTTCAGACGCTTCGTGAGGTTTCTGAAGGCCTTTCATACACTATTGGAGTAACTAAGGCTACCATCATTGCTAACATTATCAATATTGTCTTAAACTATGTATTCATCAAAGGACTTTGGGGATTCCCTCCAATGGGCGTAAAAGGATCTGCTTTAGCAACCTTAATTTCCAGAATTTTCATGGTGGTTTTCCTTTATTTTGTATTGCTGAAGGAAAAGAGAACGAGACGCTATATCAAGGATTTTTCATTAAAAATTCAAAGTTTCTCAAAAGCAATGTTTAATAAAATGGTAAGATTAGGGTTGCCTACCGCATTACAGATGTTCTTTGAGGTAACTGCTTTTGCCGGTGCAGCATTCATCTGCGGATTAATTTCTGCACATGATATTGCCTCTCACCAGATTGCTTTGAGTATGGCTTCGTTTACCTTCAACCTTTGTGTTGGATTTAGTGTGGCTTCTACGGTAATGATTGGAAGGAAACTGGGTGAACAAAACTTTGTTGAGCTAAGAAAAGTCGGGATTAATAACCTAAAGATAGCTTTTATCTTTATGTGTATCTGTGGATTGGTTTTTATCCTGGGACGAAACATACTGCCAACATTCTTCACGAAAAAAGAAGAGGTTGAAGTAATCACCCTGGCTTCCAAATTGATGATTATTGCGGCCCTATTCCAGCTATCAGATGGGATTCAGGTAACCGCTTTAGGAATGCTGAGAGGGTTACAGGATGTGAAGATCCCGTCAATCTATACTTTTATTGCCTATTGGGTGATTACAATTCCTTTAGGCTATTTATTCTGTGTAACATTGGAAATGGGAGCTTTCGGAATGTGGATCGCTCTTGGATTAGGATTAACGGTTTCTGCCGTATTCCTGGTTAAACGATTCCTGAATATGTCTGCCAAACGAATTAAGCAGAATACATAA
- a CDS encoding polysaccharide deacetylase family protein, with protein sequence MRKIFAGKSTNKAFLGMFALMSATSVVLNSCNFKNDVNETLSSQEHPTAETAPKMDDESVDPDKRVIYLTFDDGPNQGTENLLKILDKRNVCATAFLVGRHAYGSTKQKKDFKLLKENPLIELANHSFTHAHNKYSDFYKTADAVVRDFDIAKDSLKLHNKIARTPGRNIWRLNNINVTDIKSSTTAADGLKRAGYKVIGWDLEWRPTHKMTLKGSHEAMLKKVDSIFLNDLEKTSRHLVFLTHDQYLRDTDSINELDLFIEKLQKSNKFVFRKISQYPKINEILN encoded by the coding sequence ATGAGAAAAATTTTTGCGGGAAAGTCAACAAATAAGGCTTTTCTCGGGATGTTTGCATTGATGAGTGCAACTTCAGTAGTATTAAACAGCTGTAATTTTAAAAATGATGTGAACGAAACGTTGAGTTCACAGGAACATCCTACCGCAGAAACCGCTCCCAAAATGGACGATGAAAGCGTAGATCCTGATAAAAGAGTGATCTACCTTACTTTTGACGATGGCCCTAATCAGGGAACAGAAAATCTTTTAAAAATTTTAGACAAAAGAAATGTGTGTGCCACCGCTTTTTTGGTTGGAAGACATGCCTATGGAAGTACAAAACAAAAAAAAGATTTTAAACTTTTAAAAGAAAATCCTTTAATTGAATTGGCCAACCACAGCTTCACCCATGCTCACAACAAATACTCTGATTTTTATAAAACTGCAGATGCTGTTGTCCGCGATTTTGATATTGCTAAAGATAGCCTGAAGCTTCACAATAAAATAGCAAGAACTCCTGGGAGAAACATCTGGAGGCTTAACAATATTAATGTAACAGATATCAAAAGCTCCACCACTGCGGCAGATGGCCTTAAAAGAGCAGGATACAAAGTTATTGGTTGGGATCTGGAATGGAGGCCTACTCACAAGATGACATTAAAAGGGAGTCATGAAGCCATGCTGAAAAAAGTTGACAGCATTTTTTTAAATGATCTTGAAAAAACTTCAAGACACCTTGTTTTCCTTACTCATGACCAATATCTGAGAGATACGGATTCTATTAACGAATTGGATTTGTTTATTGAAAAGCTACAGAAAAGCAACAAGTTTGTTTTCAGAAAGATTTCACAGTATCCGAAAATCAATGAAATATTGAATTAG
- a CDS encoding DUF6157 family protein, whose product MKQHSTNYLNTLIEVAEDCPVSKAQVPPEKKEKTLANLQYEKISKNPYQYSSDDIIFECYAFQHDILENEKQAERDKFFSKGQACLRSSPLAKRYGFGFHHNKEGKVALYPIESEEYYNLLNDPSIAKTKAMRSKRK is encoded by the coding sequence ATGAAACAACACTCCACTAATTATCTCAATACTCTTATAGAAGTTGCTGAAGACTGCCCTGTTTCTAAAGCACAGGTTCCACCTGAAAAGAAAGAAAAGACCTTAGCAAATCTTCAATATGAAAAAATTAGTAAAAATCCTTACCAATACTCCTCTGATGATATTATTTTTGAATGTTACGCTTTTCAGCATGATATTTTAGAAAATGAAAAGCAGGCAGAAAGAGACAAATTCTTTTCCAAAGGTCAAGCCTGCCTACGATCCTCTCCTCTAGCCAAAAGATATGGATTTGGGTTTCATCATAATAAAGAAGGGAAAGTAGCCTTATATCCTATAGAAAGTGAAGAATATTACAACCTATTAAATGATCCCAGCATCGCGAAGACAAAAGCAATGCGCTCCAAAAGAAAATGA
- a CDS encoding acyl-CoA thioesterase, translating to MNYHTRKWVKPEDLNPNHSLFGGRLLQWIDEEAALYAIIQLENTKVVTKFISEINFVSSAKQGDIIEIGIEATHFGSSSITLRCDVRNKMTHQTIITVDKIVMVNLDSNGNPAPHGKTQIEFVKDRLNSGI from the coding sequence ATGAACTATCATACAAGAAAATGGGTAAAACCTGAAGATTTAAACCCTAACCACTCTCTTTTCGGAGGAAGACTTTTACAATGGATCGATGAAGAAGCGGCATTATATGCCATCATCCAGCTTGAAAATACGAAAGTAGTGACTAAATTTATTTCTGAGATCAATTTTGTAAGCTCCGCAAAACAGGGAGATATTATAGAAATCGGTATCGAAGCCACTCATTTTGGTTCGTCCTCTATTACTTTAAGATGTGATGTCCGTAATAAAATGACCCATCAAACAATTATCACTGTTGATAAAATCGTCATGGTTAATCTAGACAGCAATGGGAATCCTGCTCCCCATGGTAAGACCCAGATTGAGTTTGTAAAAGACAGGTTAAATAGTGGAATATGA
- a CDS encoding RNA recognition motif domain-containing protein: MNIFVSNINYATKEYELHDLFAEFGDVSSAKIVTDRETGRSRGFGFIEMGDEEGQQAIEALNQKEFNGKTLNVSEAKPREEKPRRSFDNNRGGGYGGNNRGNGGGGYGGNNRGGNGGGNRW, from the coding sequence ATGAACATTTTTGTTTCAAACATCAATTACGCAACTAAAGAGTATGAGTTGCACGATCTATTTGCAGAATTTGGTGATGTATCATCAGCTAAAATCGTAACAGACAGAGAAACTGGCCGTTCTAGAGGTTTTGGTTTCATCGAAATGGGTGATGAAGAAGGACAGCAGGCTATTGAAGCTCTTAATCAAAAAGAATTCAACGGAAAAACATTAAACGTATCTGAAGCTAAGCCAAGAGAAGAGAAGCCAAGAAGAAGCTTCGATAACAACAGAGGCGGAGGTTACGGTGGTAACAATCGTGGAAATGGTGGCGGAGGTTACGGTGGTAACAACCGTGGCGGTAACGGCGGCGGAAATCGTTGGTAA
- a CDS encoding YggS family pyridoxal phosphate-dependent enzyme, translating into MSIKENYKAIQDQLMSHVQLVAVSKTHPVFAIQEVYDLGQRVFGENKVQELMEKAPLLPQDIQWHLIGHLQTNKVKYIAPFIDTIQSVDSEKLLAEINKEAGKNNRRIKVLLQVKIAAEESKFGLDVSEAQAIFQQYIDGKFPDIEITGLMGMATFTDNEQQVKKEFLTLKALFDELNQLKPLKTLSMGMSDDFPVAIECGANSVRVGSAIFGRRDYSQ; encoded by the coding sequence ATGAGTATTAAGGAAAATTATAAAGCGATACAGGATCAGCTTATGTCACACGTTCAACTGGTTGCCGTTTCAAAAACGCATCCGGTTTTTGCTATTCAGGAGGTTTATGATCTTGGCCAAAGAGTCTTTGGAGAAAACAAGGTTCAGGAATTGATGGAAAAAGCGCCTCTTCTGCCTCAGGATATTCAATGGCACCTGATCGGGCATCTGCAGACCAACAAAGTAAAATATATTGCTCCATTCATAGATACCATCCAAAGTGTAGATTCAGAAAAGCTATTGGCTGAAATTAACAAGGAGGCAGGCAAAAACAATAGACGTATTAAGGTATTACTTCAGGTAAAAATTGCTGCAGAGGAAAGTAAATTCGGGCTTGATGTCTCAGAAGCTCAAGCAATTTTCCAACAATATATTGATGGAAAATTCCCTGATATTGAAATTACAGGATTGATGGGAATGGCAACTTTTACGGATAATGAGCAACAGGTGAAGAAAGAATTTTTAACTTTAAAAGCCCTTTTTGATGAATTAAATCAACTAAAGCCTTTAAAAACATTATCAATGGGAATGAGTGATGATTTCCCAGTGGCTATTGAATGTGGAGCCAACTCTGTAAGGGTAGGATCTGCAATTTTTGGAAGAAGAGACTATTCCCAATAG